The Alphaproteobacteria bacterium sequence TGCAGTTGCTCCTGAATGTCGCCCATCCAGTCCTTGGAGAAGCTCTCCCAGACCAGCACGTCGACGCCGCGGGCGCCCAGCATGGACCAGAGCGCGATCTCGACCGCGCCGGTGTCGGAGGCGGGGACGATGCCGATGCGGTAGTCGTCGGGAATGCCCAGAATCGCGCGGGTCTTGTCGATCACCGCGGCCAGCTTGGCCTTGCCGGGACCGGAGCGATGGGACCGGCCGACCAGGGCGCCGGCCAGGGCGGACGGGGACCAACCGGGGCGCTTGGCGCAGGGGCCGGAGGAAAAGTTCGGGTTGGCAGGCTTGATCGAAGGCTGCTGCATAATGCCAAACCTTTTTTGGAGGGACCGTTCACGGTCACCGCGGTTGCGCGGTCAGAGAGTTCCGTATCGCGGAATGCGGCGAACCCTAGAAGGGGCTTGCCGAAATATCAACATGGTGCACCGCAACACCTATGCGGCGGGCCGTAGCAGGACCAAAGGCGCGAGAGCAGGGCGTGATTTGTCGCAGCGATTCCGGGCCACCGGATTCGCTGCGGCGGCGCGCATGTCATAGGATGGTGGCGAGGCCCGATCGCAGAGCGGCAAGGGCCTTGCGGTTTCAAGCGGTTGCCGAAGTTATCCCACGAGGCGTGCGTTCGTGACGGATCGACTTGCGCGCCGGTGCCGTTTACATCTTCTGCCTTACAAATGGCCCTTTTAGCGTGGCAGTCTCAAACGACATGCTGCAGGCGGAACCAACCCGAACGATGGCGTCCAGTCAACCTTTTGCAATCCGCGGTACGAATTTCAACATGGTGGTGCTGCAACTGCGCGACGGTGCGCCGGATGTGGTGTTGCCGGCGTTGGAGCGGCTGATCCAGCAGTCGCCGGCCTTCCTGCGCGACTCGCCCGTCGTGCTGGGCCTCGACGATTTGAAGGCGGAGGGGCGACAGCCCGATTTCGCCGGCCTGGCGGAAGGGTTGCGCGGCCTGCGTCTCGTGCCCGTCGGCACCACTGGCGGCTCCGGCATCTTGCGCCAGGCGGCGGCTGCGGCCGGTCTGGCCCAGCTCAGCAAGGGGCAGCAACTGTTCCGGCCCAAGGGCAATGCCGCCGCAGCGGCCGAGACGCCGCCGCCGGCCGCGCCGGCCGCGCCGGTTGCGCCGGTCGTGGCGGCCCCGCCTCCGGTTGCTGTCCCGGAGCCCGAGCCCCAACCGACCGCCTTGCCGGCCGCGGAGAGCGAGCCGTCGGCGGAACCGGGGCAGACCGCCCTTGTCATCACCCAGCCCCTGCGGGCCGGTGCGCGCGTCTATGCCAAGGGCCGCGACGTGATCTGCATCGCCACCGTCAATCCCGGGGCGGAGATCATCGCCGACGGCCATGTGCACGTCTATGGCACCCTTCGCGGCCGGGCCATTGCCGGGGCTGCCGGCTTTGAGGGGGCGCGAATTTTCGCACTCAATTTCGATCCGGAACTGGTCTCTATTGCAGGACTCTATCGGGTGCGGGACGATCTCGACCCGGCCATGATCGGCCAGCGTCTTCTGGTCAGCCTGCAGGGCGACGAGATGCGGTTGACGCCCCTCGGCTGACGGATGCCGCAGGATAACGCACGTTGAAGGAGAAAGGCACGATGTCTGAAGTCGTCGTCGTCACATCGGGCAAAGGCGGGGTCGGCAAGACGACCACCAGCGCGGCCTTGGCCACCGGCCTGGCCATGCGCGGTCACAAGACCGTGGTGGTCGATTTCGATGTCGGCCTGCGCAATCTCGACCTGATCATGGGCTGCGAACGCCGGGTGGTGTTCGACATCATCAACGTGATCCAGGGCGAAGCGAACCTGAAGCAGGCCCTGATCCGCGACAAGCGGGTCGAAAATCTCTGGATCCTCCCCGCCTCCCAGACCCGCGACAAGGATGCCCTGACGCGGGAAGGGGTCGAGGCCATCCTGAACGAACTGCGCGAGACCTTCGACTATATCGTCTGCGACAGCCCGGCGGGGATCGAGCGCGGCGCGCATCTGGCGCTGTATTTCGCGGACCGGGCGATTGTCGTCACCAATCCGGAAGTCTCCAGCGTGCGCGATAGCGACCGCATTCTGGGCGTGCTCGCCAGCCGCTCGAAGCGCGCGGAGGACGGTCTGGACCCCGTCAAGGAACACCTTTTGCTGACCCGCTACGACGCGGCCCGAGTCGAGCGCGGCGAGATGCTGAAGGTCGAGGACGTGCAGGATATCCTGGCGATCCCGCTGCTGGGCATCGTGCCCGAGAGTTCGAGCGTGCTCCAGGCCTCGAACCAGGGCGTGCCGGTCATTCTCGAAGACGCCTCGACCGCCGGGCGCGCCTATGCCGACGCGGTCGGCCGCTTTCTGGGCGAGGACATTCCGCACCGTTTCCTGTCGCCCGAGAAAAAGGGCTTGTTCAGCCGCTTGTTCCGAGGTGCCGCATGAGCCTGCTGGATATCTTCCGCGCCAACAAGCGGGCCAAGCCGTCCGCCGACATGGCCCGCGACCGCCTGCAAATCGTGCTGGCGCACGAACGCATCAGCCGGGACGGCGACGACTTCCTGCCGCGCCTGCAAAAAGAGCTGATGGATGTGATCGCCCGCTATGTGGCGGTCGACCAGAAGAAGGCGCTGGTGAAGCTCGACCGGGGCGAAGACGTCTCGACCCTGGAAATCGAGATCGAACTGCCGAGCCCGGATGTGCGCACCCGGCGGACCGAATCCCTGCCGCAACGGGCGGCCTCGAACGGGTAGGGCCCGGCTCGGCCGCGTTCGGCGGCGGCGGCGGCAGGCTATGCCGCTATGCTGCTATGCCGCCAGGCCGAGCCCGTCCGTCCCCGCGCCGCAAATGACGGCCACCACCGTCTCGTCGGCGGCGGGCCGGTGGCGGCCGGTCATGAGTGCGGCCAGGGAGGCGGCGCCCGCCAGTTCCGCCGCGACGCCGGTCTCGAACCACAGCCATTCGGCCGCCCGGCGCATTTCCTCGTCCGTGACCAGCACCATCCGGTCCACATGGGCGGCGATCAGGTCCAGGTTGATCGGCATGGAGCGCCGCGGCGCCAGCGAGCCCGAGGCGGTCTCAATCGCATCCAACGTGACCAACGCCCCGGCCTTCAGGCTCTCATAGAGCGTCGGCGCGCCGGTGGGCTCGACCCCGACAATGCGGATGCCGGGGCGGATCGCCTTGGCGGCCGCGGCAATGCCGGCGATCAGGCCGCCACCGCCGATGGCCACCACCAGCGTGTCCGCGTGCGGCACCTGGCGCAGGATTTCCAGGCCCAGCGTGCCCTGGCCGGCGATGACTTCCGGGTCGGCGAACGGGTGCACATAGGCGAGGCCGCGCGCCTGTTGCGCCGCCAGCGCGGCTTCCTGGGCCTCGTCCCAGACCCGGCCGGTCACCGTCACCTCCGCGCCCCACTGGCGGAGTTTCTGCACCTTGGCCGCCGGCGTGCTTTCCGGCACGAAAATCGCCGCCGGCACGCCGGCGCTGGCGGCGGCATAGGCGACGGCCAGGCCGTGATTGCCGCCGGACGCCGTCACCAGGCCGCGCCGGCGGGCGTTCGCGTCGAGGGTGGCGAGCTTGTTGCTGGCGCCGCGCGCCTTGAAGCTGCCGGTGACTTGCAGGCATTCCAGCTTCAGCAGCAGCCGGCCCGCATCCAGCACCGGCCCGCGCATCGGCTGCGGGTCCAGCACCGGCGTTTCGCGCACCCGGCCCCGGATGCGTTGGGCCGCGGCCTCGATCATGGCCAGATCGACGGGATGGTCGCTCATGGTGCGCTGGCCTCCCGCCCGATCAGTGCGAGCCATTCCTCCTCGCTCAGCAGGGCGAGGCCCAGATCGGCGGCCTTCTTGGCCTTGCTGCCGGCGTCGGCGCCGACCACCACATAGTCGGTCTTTTTCGAGACGCTGCCGGCCACTTTGGCGCCCAGGGATTCCGCCGTGGCCTTGGCCTCGGCCCTGGTCATGCGTTCCAGCGTGCCGGTGAAGACGACGGTCTTGCCGCTCACCGCCGACTCCTGCACCGCTTCCGGCGCCTCCAGGGTGACATACCGGGCCAGGTCGGCGATCACGTCCCGGTTGTGCCGTTCCGCGAAAAACGCCAGCAGGTCCGTCGCCATATCCGCGCCCATCTGGTCGATGGCGATCAGGTCGGCATAGGCCTCGCTTTCCGGGTCCTGTGCGGCCTCCATCGCCTGCGTCAGCGCCTCCAGCGAGCCATAGTGCCGGGCCAGCAGGCGCGAGGTCGCCTGGCCGATCTGGCGAATGCCGAGCGCGAACAGGAACCGCTCCAGCGGCCACACCCGCCGGTCCTC is a genomic window containing:
- the minC gene encoding septum site-determining protein MinC, producing MASSQPFAIRGTNFNMVVLQLRDGAPDVVLPALERLIQQSPAFLRDSPVVLGLDDLKAEGRQPDFAGLAEGLRGLRLVPVGTTGGSGILRQAAAAAGLAQLSKGQQLFRPKGNAAAAAETPPPAAPAAPVAPVVAAPPPVAVPEPEPQPTALPAAESEPSAEPGQTALVITQPLRAGARVYAKGRDVICIATVNPGAEIIADGHVHVYGTLRGRAIAGAAGFEGARIFALNFDPELVSIAGLYRVRDDLDPAMIGQRLLVSLQGDEMRLTPLG
- a CDS encoding pyridoxal-phosphate dependent enzyme, whose translation is MSDHPVDLAMIEAAAQRIRGRVRETPVLDPQPMRGPVLDAGRLLLKLECLQVTGSFKARGASNKLATLDANARRRGLVTASGGNHGLAVAYAAASAGVPAAIFVPESTPAAKVQKLRQWGAEVTVTGRVWDEAQEAALAAQQARGLAYVHPFADPEVIAGQGTLGLEILRQVPHADTLVVAIGGGGLIAGIAAAAKAIRPGIRIVGVEPTGAPTLYESLKAGALVTLDAIETASGSLAPRRSMPINLDLIAAHVDRMVLVTDEEMRRAAEWLWFETGVAAELAGAASLAALMTGRHRPAADETVVAVICGAGTDGLGLAA
- the minD gene encoding septum site-determining protein MinD encodes the protein MSEVVVVTSGKGGVGKTTTSAALATGLAMRGHKTVVVDFDVGLRNLDLIMGCERRVVFDIINVIQGEANLKQALIRDKRVENLWILPASQTRDKDALTREGVEAILNELRETFDYIVCDSPAGIERGAHLALYFADRAIVVTNPEVSSVRDSDRILGVLASRSKRAEDGLDPVKEHLLLTRYDAARVERGEMLKVEDVQDILAIPLLGIVPESSSVLQASNQGVPVILEDASTAGRAYADAVGRFLGEDIPHRFLSPEKKGLFSRLFRGAA
- the minE gene encoding cell division topological specificity factor MinE, whose amino-acid sequence is MSLLDIFRANKRAKPSADMARDRLQIVLAHERISRDGDDFLPRLQKELMDVIARYVAVDQKKALVKLDRGEDVSTLEIEIELPSPDVRTRRTESLPQRAASNG